In a single window of the bacterium genome:
- a CDS encoding gfo/Idh/MocA family oxidoreductase, with amino-acid sequence LEVMFRDDPANLQGFRNINVTDGPHPYVSNWWPAGHGIGYEHTFIHTVYDAYQAIAKGELPSPNFYDGLKNQAVLEAVEISSNERKWVKVEQS; translated from the coding sequence AACTAGAAGTGATGTTCCGTGATGATCCTGCGAATCTTCAGGGCTTCCGCAACATCAACGTAACCGACGGCCCGCACCCCTATGTCTCCAATTGGTGGCCGGCAGGGCATGGTATCGGTTATGAGCACACGTTCATCCACACGGTCTATGATGCTTATCAGGCAATCGCCAAAGGCGAACTCCCAAGCCCGAACTTCTATGATGGCCTCAAAAACCAAGCTGTCCTAGAAGCAGTTGAGATAAGCTCCAACGAGCGCAAGTGGGTTAAAGTCGAACAAAGTTAA